The Streptomyces sp. SS1-1 genome has a segment encoding these proteins:
- a CDS encoding GvpL/GvpF family gas vesicle protein — protein sequence MTVTATAAPTTAGTLYVYGIVPEGARPPGTPGVDGARVRLLTGSGLCAAVSDAPASLRARRRDLTAHQAVLTELAAQGPVLPMRFAMLGAGPEELLDRLRTHRAHLTAQLEAVRGCVEMNVKGAVVPGHFADLVRRDGSLRALARRTRQRPGYEANVRLGEALAKGVAREARGAARDVLARLVPLAVRTAQGPVDDEQVLSTSFLVRAADEQRFREAVTERAGAVGDRLALSLTGPLPCYSFVDPPAAPAGR from the coding sequence ATGACCGTGACGGCCACCGCCGCCCCCACCACCGCCGGCACGCTCTACGTCTACGGCATCGTCCCCGAGGGTGCCCGCCCGCCCGGCACCCCGGGTGTGGACGGGGCGCGGGTGCGGCTGCTGACCGGGTCCGGGCTGTGCGCGGCGGTCTCGGACGCGCCGGCGTCCCTGCGGGCCAGGCGCCGGGACCTGACGGCCCACCAGGCGGTGCTGACGGAGCTGGCCGCGCAGGGGCCGGTGCTGCCGATGCGGTTCGCCATGCTCGGTGCCGGCCCGGAGGAACTGCTCGACCGGCTACGGACGCACCGGGCCCATCTGACGGCCCAGCTGGAGGCCGTGCGGGGCTGTGTCGAGATGAACGTGAAGGGCGCCGTCGTGCCCGGGCACTTCGCCGACCTCGTGCGCCGGGACGGCTCCCTGCGGGCGCTCGCCCGGCGCACCCGGCAGCGCCCCGGCTACGAGGCGAACGTGCGGCTCGGCGAGGCCCTGGCGAAGGGGGTCGCCCGGGAGGCGCGCGGCGCGGCACGGGACGTCCTGGCCCGGCTGGTCCCGCTCGCCGTGCGCACCGCGCAGGGCCCCGTCGACGACGAGCAGGTGCTGAGCACGTCGTTCCTGGTCCGCGCCGCCGACGAACAGCGGTTCCGCGAGGCGGTGACCGAGCGGGCCGGTGCCGTCGGCGACCGGCTGGCGCTCAGCCTCACCGGCCCGCTGCCCTGCTACAGCTTCGTGGACCCGCCGGCCGCGCCGGCCGGGCGGTGA
- a CDS encoding gas vesicle structural protein GvpA produces MTVHSDEIVCAPRAGNVYDVLELILDRGMVIDVFVRVSLVGIEILKIDARIVVASVDTYLRFAEACNRLDLESDPRSKTVPELFGGPVAKTIGKAGAKRTARSLTDKVRDVLSPEAGTPEEEAAEAAVEEETAEPARRPARKRRSDDDRPRPRRRAAEEE; encoded by the coding sequence ATGACCGTCCACAGCGACGAGATCGTCTGCGCACCCCGCGCCGGCAACGTCTACGACGTACTGGAGCTGATCCTCGACCGCGGCATGGTGATCGACGTCTTCGTGCGCGTCTCCCTGGTCGGCATCGAGATCCTCAAGATCGACGCCCGGATCGTGGTCGCCAGCGTCGACACCTATCTGCGTTTCGCCGAGGCGTGCAACCGCCTCGACCTGGAGAGCGACCCGCGTTCCAAGACCGTGCCGGAGCTGTTCGGCGGGCCGGTCGCCAAGACCATCGGCAAGGCCGGCGCCAAGCGCACCGCCCGCTCCCTGACCGACAAGGTGCGCGACGTGCTCAGCCCGGAGGCCGGGACGCCCGAGGAGGAGGCGGCGGAGGCCGCGGTGGAGGAGGAGACCGCCGAACCCGCCCGCCGGCCCGCCCGCAAGCGCCGCAGTGACGACGACCGCCCGCGGCCGAGGCGCCGCGCGGCCGAGGAGGAATGA
- a CDS encoding gas vesicle protein, with protein sequence MTETGTGERRKGSASSAARRRTVRGAGGAARSAAEALTQLIGHPLEGVSAVCRGEDGGWVVDIDVLELARIPDTTSLLATYQVELDRAGELQQYRRIARYRRGAQDQ encoded by the coding sequence ATGACCGAAACGGGAACCGGCGAGCGCCGCAAGGGTTCCGCCTCGTCCGCCGCGCGCCGGCGCACCGTGCGGGGGGCGGGAGGCGCCGCCCGCAGTGCCGCCGAGGCGCTGACGCAGCTGATCGGGCATCCCCTGGAAGGGGTGTCGGCCGTCTGCCGCGGTGAGGACGGCGGCTGGGTCGTCGACATCGACGTGCTCGAACTGGCGCGCATCCCCGACACCACGAGTCTGCTCGCGACCTACCAGGTGGAGCTGGACCGGGCGGGCGAACTGCAGCAGTACCGGCGGATCGCACGGTACCGGCGCGGCGCCCAGGACCAGTGA